The Rhizobium sp. BT03 genome has a window encoding:
- the secDF gene encoding protein translocase subunit SecDF, with protein sequence MLHFSRWKTLLIWLAAFAAIVIAAPNLLSEAQRSSLPGWLRHDRVTLGLDLQGGSHIVLKVERSDIVKDRLEEAVASVRNALRGAGIRYTGLTGNDQTVTVRITDPSETQQAVDLLKPLTVAGGRSGPGVALQQGDEEQLSLQISDAGITADVAAARTRSLDIVSRRIAGFGYENFLVRPDGADRIVVQVLGSVDAERLKNLLNQPAKLSFHLIDPSMSGQEALNGRWPATSQVLYSLDDPPVPYLVDRTAFVAGSNMVDIQPVVDAQTQDSSIAYRLDAEGTRRLAEVTGQNIGKNLAIVFDDQVMSSPVIDAAITGGEGTISANFSEDGVRDLAIMLRAGALPATLTSVEERSVSPRFGADSIFSGLIAGLVAVVLVAALMIALYRILGVIAVVSLVFNLILIVAVLSLAGATLTLPGIAGIVLIVGMAVDSNVLIYERIREEEKTAHSFAEAVGRGFARAFATIVDANVTIFIAAIILFFLGSESIRGFAVTLAVGILTTVFTAFTLTRSIVAAWLNRRHPRHLPKSVLTHLFEHANIRFMGIRRYVFTASAIISLIAMAAFATAGLRLGIDFTGGSLIEVTAKQGNADLADIQSRLNDLNLGEVGVERAGGASNARIRIASQGGGENAEQSAATLVRGELEADYDFRRVEVVGPAISGELTMMATLGVLAALAAILIYIWIRFEWQFAVGAIVATLHDVIIMLGLFVLTGMEFNLTSVAAVLTVVGYSLNDTVVVYDRMRENLTRYRKMPLPILIDASINQTLSRTILTAATTLLALLALYLFGGEVIRSFTFTMLFGVALGTFSSIYIAAPVLIVFRLRPESPEGEESNKTDAGVKSGTVV encoded by the coding sequence ATGTTGCATTTTTCCCGTTGGAAAACACTTCTGATCTGGCTGGCCGCGTTTGCGGCCATCGTCATCGCTGCGCCCAATCTGCTGAGCGAGGCGCAGCGTTCCTCTCTGCCGGGCTGGCTGCGGCACGACCGCGTGACACTCGGTCTCGATCTGCAGGGCGGCTCGCATATCGTCCTGAAGGTCGAGCGCTCCGATATCGTCAAGGACCGCCTGGAAGAGGCGGTCGCCAGTGTGCGCAATGCGCTGCGCGGCGCCGGCATTCGCTATACCGGGCTGACCGGCAACGATCAGACCGTCACCGTCCGCATCACCGATCCGTCTGAGACGCAGCAAGCAGTCGATCTCCTCAAGCCTTTGACGGTGGCCGGCGGCCGTTCCGGACCCGGCGTCGCGCTGCAGCAGGGTGACGAGGAGCAGCTATCGCTGCAGATTTCCGACGCCGGCATCACCGCCGACGTCGCCGCCGCCCGGACCCGGTCCCTCGATATCGTCAGCCGCCGCATCGCTGGATTCGGCTATGAGAATTTCCTCGTTCGTCCCGATGGCGCCGACCGGATCGTCGTGCAGGTGCTGGGATCGGTCGATGCCGAGCGGCTGAAGAACCTGCTGAACCAGCCGGCCAAGCTTTCCTTTCATCTGATCGACCCAAGCATGTCGGGGCAGGAGGCGCTGAACGGCCGCTGGCCGGCGACATCGCAGGTGCTCTATTCGCTTGATGATCCGCCGGTGCCCTATCTCGTCGACCGCACGGCTTTCGTCGCCGGCAGCAACATGGTCGATATCCAGCCTGTCGTCGATGCACAGACGCAGGATAGCTCGATTGCCTACCGCCTCGATGCCGAAGGCACGCGGCGGCTGGCCGAGGTGACGGGGCAGAATATCGGCAAGAATCTTGCCATCGTCTTCGACGACCAGGTGATGTCGTCACCGGTTATCGATGCGGCGATCACCGGCGGCGAGGGTACGATTTCGGCGAACTTCTCCGAGGATGGCGTTCGCGACCTTGCGATCATGCTGCGCGCCGGCGCCCTGCCGGCGACGCTGACGAGCGTCGAGGAACGCAGCGTCAGCCCGAGATTCGGCGCCGACTCCATCTTCTCCGGCCTTATTGCCGGCCTCGTCGCCGTCGTGCTGGTCGCAGCATTGATGATTGCGCTCTACCGCATTCTCGGCGTCATCGCCGTCGTCTCGCTCGTCTTCAATCTGATCCTCATCGTCGCGGTGCTCAGCCTTGCCGGCGCGACGCTCACCTTGCCCGGGATCGCCGGCATCGTGCTCATCGTCGGCATGGCGGTCGATTCGAACGTTCTGATCTACGAGCGCATCCGTGAAGAGGAGAAAACCGCCCATTCCTTTGCGGAGGCCGTCGGCCGCGGTTTCGCGCGCGCCTTCGCAACGATCGTCGATGCAAATGTCACGATCTTCATCGCCGCCATCATCCTCTTCTTCCTCGGCAGCGAATCCATCCGCGGTTTCGCGGTGACGCTGGCGGTCGGCATCCTGACGACCGTCTTCACGGCTTTCACGCTGACGCGCTCGATCGTTGCCGCTTGGCTGAACAGGCGCCATCCCCGGCATCTGCCGAAGAGCGTTCTGACCCATCTGTTCGAACACGCCAATATCCGCTTCATGGGGATCCGCCGTTACGTCTTTACCGCGTCGGCGATCATCTCGCTGATCGCCATGGCCGCCTTTGCCACCGCCGGCCTGCGTCTCGGCATCGATTTCACCGGCGGCTCGCTCATCGAAGTGACGGCGAAGCAGGGCAATGCCGACCTCGCCGATATTCAATCGCGCCTCAACGATCTCAATCTCGGCGAGGTCGGCGTCGAGCGCGCCGGCGGAGCGTCGAATGCGCGCATCCGCATCGCCTCCCAGGGCGGCGGCGAGAATGCCGAGCAGTCGGCGGCGACGCTGGTGCGCGGCGAACTTGAGGCGGATTATGATTTTCGCCGTGTCGAGGTCGTCGGTCCCGCCATCTCGGGCGAATTGACGATGATGGCGACGCTCGGCGTGCTGGCCGCCCTTGCGGCGATCCTGATCTACATCTGGATCCGCTTCGAATGGCAGTTTGCGGTCGGCGCCATCGTCGCGACGCTGCACGACGTCATCATCATGCTCGGTCTCTTCGTCTTGACCGGCATGGAATTCAACCTGACGAGCGTCGCAGCCGTGCTGACCGTTGTCGGTTATTCCCTGAACGACACGGTCGTGGTCTATGACCGGATGCGCGAGAATCTGACGCGATACCGGAAGATGCCGCTGCCGATCCTGATCGACGCCTCGATCAATCAGACGCTGTCGCGCACCATCCTGACCGCGGCGACGACGCTGCTCGCCTTGCTCGCGCTCTATCTTTTCGGGGGCGAGGTCATCCGCTCCTTCACCTTTACGATGCTCTTCGGCGTCGCTCTCGGCACCTTCTCTTCGATCTATATCGCCGCTCCTGTGCTGATCGTCTTCCGGCTGCGGCCGGAGAGCCCCGAGGGGGAAGAGAGCAACAAAACGGATGCTGGTGTAAAATCCGGCACGGTGGTTTGA
- a CDS encoding ATP-binding protein: MTEEINIALLAELKRLANAVERLAGPAPAVNDWDAADCFVWAPSRQHLQPVNRPNRVALKLIRGVDHVRDILHENTVRFAEGYAANNVLLWGARGMGKSSLVKAVHEDVRRESGVALKLVEVHREDIASLPTLLDLLKDTPYRVIVFCDDLSFDHDDTAYKSLKAALDGGVEGRPDNVLFYATSNRRHLLPRHMMENEQSTAINPSEAVEEKVSLSDRFGLWLGFHKCSQEDYLGMIDGYADHFKLGLDRAKMHAEALEWATTRGARSGRVAWQYIQDLAGRMRVHIDRG, encoded by the coding sequence ATGACCGAGGAAATCAACATTGCCCTGCTGGCCGAACTGAAGCGGCTTGCAAATGCCGTCGAGCGCCTTGCCGGGCCAGCACCTGCCGTCAACGATTGGGATGCCGCCGACTGTTTCGTCTGGGCGCCGTCGCGCCAGCATCTGCAGCCTGTGAACAGGCCGAACCGGGTGGCGCTGAAGCTCATCCGCGGCGTCGATCATGTGCGCGACATCCTGCATGAGAATACGGTGCGGTTCGCCGAGGGTTATGCCGCCAACAATGTGCTGCTGTGGGGCGCGCGCGGCATGGGAAAATCCTCGCTTGTCAAAGCCGTGCACGAGGATGTCAGGCGGGAAAGCGGCGTCGCGCTGAAGCTCGTCGAAGTCCATCGCGAGGATATCGCCAGCCTCCCCACGCTGCTCGACCTCCTGAAGGACACGCCGTACCGCGTCATCGTCTTCTGCGACGATCTCTCCTTCGACCACGACGACACCGCTTACAAGTCGCTGAAGGCGGCACTCGACGGCGGCGTCGAAGGGCGGCCGGACAATGTGCTTTTCTACGCCACCTCGAACCGGCGCCATCTGCTGCCGCGCCACATGATGGAAAACGAGCAGTCGACGGCGATCAATCCATCGGAGGCCGTCGAGGAAAAGGTTTCGCTTTCCGACCGCTTCGGCCTCTGGCTCGGCTTCCACAAATGCAGCCAGGAAGATTATCTCGGCATGATCGACGGCTATGCCGATCATTTCAAGCTCGGGCTCGACCGCGCCAAGATGCATGCCGAGGCGCTGGAATGGGCAACGACGCGTGGAGCCCGCTCCGGCCGTGTCGCCTGGCAGTATATTCAGGACCTGGCCGGACGCATGCGCGTCCATATCGACCGTGGCTAA
- a CDS encoding Mth938-like domain-containing protein: MAKGIEIRAAHFPGRAPVDTYGNGGFRFADMSHRGSILCLPSGIHGWDMDMSKPLSPENFRRVLEEADDIEVLLVGTGTELRRLPEELKQALKARGIASDPMSTGAAVRTFNIMLAEQRAVAAALIAV, from the coding sequence ATGGCAAAAGGCATAGAAATCCGCGCCGCCCATTTCCCCGGGCGCGCGCCGGTCGATACTTACGGCAATGGGGGCTTCCGCTTTGCCGATATGTCGCATCGCGGCTCGATCCTTTGCCTTCCCTCCGGCATTCACGGCTGGGATATGGACATGTCGAAACCGCTGTCGCCCGAAAATTTCCGCCGCGTGCTTGAAGAAGCTGATGATATCGAGGTTCTGCTCGTCGGCACCGGAACCGAGCTTCGCCGTCTGCCGGAGGAATTGAAGCAGGCGCTGAAGGCGCGCGGCATCGCCTCCGATCCGATGAGCACCGGTGCAGCGGTACGCACCTTCAATATCATGCTTGCCGAGCAGCGCGCCGTCGCCGCGGCACTGATCGCGGTCTGA
- the yajC gene encoding preprotein translocase subunit YajC, which translates to MFITPAFAQSATDTATGFGGSGFEMIILFVPLMVVWYFLLIRPQRAQAKKREETLKAIRRGDQVVTGGGLVGKVTKVIDDKEVEVEIADGVRVRIVRSGISDVRVKGEPVKADAA; encoded by the coding sequence ATGTTCATCACCCCGGCATTCGCCCAGAGTGCGACCGATACCGCAACCGGTTTCGGCGGCTCCGGTTTCGAAATGATCATCCTGTTCGTGCCGCTGATGGTCGTCTGGTACTTCCTGCTGATCCGTCCGCAGCGCGCACAGGCCAAGAAGCGTGAGGAAACCCTGAAGGCGATCCGCCGCGGCGATCAGGTCGTCACCGGTGGCGGTCTCGTCGGCAAGGTCACCAAGGTCATCGACGACAAGGAAGTCGAAGTCGAGATCGCCGATGGCGTTCGCGTGCGCATCGTCCGCAGCGGTATCTCGGATGTGCGCGTCAAGGGTGAGCCGGTCAAGGCCGACGCAGCGTAA